Below is a genomic region from Granulicella sibirica.
AGTACAGCACATGCCAGCAAAATCGTAACGCCCACGGACATCTCCTCGAACCACCCTTACCCCTAGATTGATGCAGACTGTGCCTTCTTCAGTCGCCTGACAACATCTCCATTGTCGCAGGAAGCGTTACTTTCGTGATGACCCTTTCGTTGCAGATAGCCCCACAAGCTGTTGCGGATGTGAATACGTCACTTTTTCGATAACGCCATATCTCGTGGGCAGCGTCTGCGGGGCGGGCGGGGAGCGGCTGTCCGCAGCGAACAAATGCCGTATCCTAGAGACTTGGCGTTCTGTTCGGTTCGAACGCCTTGTGAACCCATGGGCATTACACACATCACCGTCCGCGGCGCGCGACAGCATAACCTCAAGAACGTCAGCGTCAGCATTCCACGCAACACCCTCACGGTCATCACCGGCCTCTCGGGCTCCGGAAAATCCTCGCTTGCCTTCGACACCATTTATGCGGAAGGGCAAAGACGCTATGTCGAAACGCTGAGCGCTTACGCCCGCCAGTTTCTCGACCAGATGGAGCGCCCCGACGTCGACGCCATCGACGGCCTCTCGCCCGCCATCTCGATCGAGCAGAAAACCACAAGCCGTTCCCCTCGCTCCACCGTCGGCACCATCACGGAGATCTACGACTACCTCCGGCTCCTCTACGCCAGCGTCGGCCAGCCGCACTGCCCCAACTGCGGACGCCCGATCTCGCGCCAGTCAGCCGACCAGATCGTCGAGCGCATCGTCCAGCTCGCCCCCGGCGAACGCATCACCGTCTTCGCCCCCATCGTCCGTGGACGCAAGGGAGAGTTCCGCGAGGAGCTTGAAGCGCTCGACCAGCAGGGCTTCCGCGCCCGCATCGACGGCGAGATGGTCGAACTGACCGACGGCATGCGCCTGGAAAAGCGCAAGAACCACACCATCGAAGCCATCGTCGACCGCATCATCCTCAAGCCGCTCCCCGACCAGACGCCCGACAACGCCAACTCCGCCCTTGCCACCCCGGACGGCGAGGCTCCCCGGCCGAAGTATGACACCCGCCGCCTCGAGACCTCCGTTGCCAAGGCCCTGCAGATGGCGAACGGCCTGGTCCTCATCGGCATCCAGAACCCGGCCCGCCTGCTCGACGAGACCCTCTACTCATCCTCGATGGCCTGCCCGGACTGCGGCATCAACGTCCCCAAGCTCGAGCCACGCAGCTTCTCCTTCAACTCCAACTACGGTGCCTGCCCCGAGTGCCACGGCCTCGGCTCCATCTACGACTTCGACCCCGCCAAGACCATCGCCGACTGGTCCCGCCCACTCCTCGACGGAGCCATGGGTCCAGGCTCGGCCTCGCAGTACCTCCTGCGCCTTATCAAGCTTGCCGCCGAAAAGTACAAGATCAACCTCAAGCAGCCCTTCGCCGATCTCACCCAGGCCCAGCAGAACATCCTCCTCTACGGCCCACCAAGGAGCGAGGCCGGACGCACCGGCTTCCACGGCATCTTCGCCTACCTCCGCTCGAACCTTGAAGAGACCAAATCCGAGGGCTACCGCGAGTACATGATGCAATTCATGTCGGCGACCACATGCCCCCGCTGCGAGGGTCGCCGCCTGAGGCCGGAGTCGCTCGCCGTTACCATTCCCATCGCCGACGCATCCCCATCGATCGCCGATTTCACCAATCTCTCGCTCGACCGCGCCCTCGAAGGCGCACGCCAGATGAATTTCATCGGTCGCGACCGCATCATCGCCGACCGGCTCCAGCGCGAGATTATCGAACGCCTGGAATTCCTCGTCGATGTCGGCCTCGGCTATCTGTCGCTCAACCGCTCCGCGGCCACCCTCTCCGGCGGCGAAGGCCAGCGCATCCGCCTCGCCACCCAGATCGGCTCCCGCCTGCGCGGCGTCCTCTACGTCCTCGACGAGCCCTCCATCGGGCTCCACCAGCGCGACAACAAGCGCCTCATCACCGCGCTCGAGAGCCTCCGCGACCTCGGCAACACCGTCCTCGTCGTCGAGCACGACGAAGACACCATGCGCAAGGCCGACTACATCCTCGATATCGGCCCCGGGGCAGGGAAGAACGGCGGCGTCATCATGGCTGACGGCACGCCCGCCGAGATCATGGCGAACCCAAAGTCCGTGACGGGCCAGTACCTCGCCGGCAAGATCGAGATCGTCGCCCGCACCGAGCCGCGCCCCCTTACCGGAGCCTGGCTCACGGTAGAAAACGCCGTCTCGCACAACCTCAAGAACGTCACCGCCCATTTCCCACTGGGCGTCATGACGGTCATCACCGGCGTCTCCGGCTCGGGCAAATCCACCCTCGTCAACGACATCCTCTACCGCTCTCTCGCGAAAGAGCTCTACGGCTCCCGCGAAGAGCCCGGCAAGCACGGCCGCGTCATCGGCATCGACCAGCTCGACAAGGTCATCCAGATCGACCAGTCGCCCATCGGACGAACACCACGTTCGAATCCTGCCACGTACACCGGCGTCTTCACTGCCATCCGCGACCTCTTCGCCATGCTGCCCGAGTCACGCGAGCGCGGCTACAAGCCCGGGCGCTTCTCCTTCAACGTCCAGGGCGGACGCTGCGAGGCCTGCCAGGGCGAGGGCCAGCGGCGCATCGAGATGAACTTCCTGCCGGATGTCTACGTCCTGTGCGAAGTCTGCAACGGCCGCCGATACAACCAGGAAACCCTCTCGGTCAAATTCAACGGCTACTCCATCGCCGACCTCCTCGACCTGCCCATCGAAGACGCCGTCCCCATCCTCAAGGACATCCCCGCCGTCCACATCAAGCTGCAAACGCTGGTCGACGTAGGCCTCGGCTACATCCACCTCGGCCAGTCCGCGACGACGCTTTCCGGCGGCGAAGCCCAGCGCATGAAGCTGGCCCGCGAGCTCTCCAAGCGCCAGACCGGACGCACCCTCTACCTGCTCGACGAGCCCACCACGGGCCTCCACTTCGACGACGTCCGCAAGCTTCTTGAGGTACTTCACCGGCTCACCGATCTCGGCAACACCGTCATGATCATCGAGCACAACCTCGACATCATCCGCAACGCTGACTACATCCTCGACATGGGCCCCGAGGGTGGAGAAGGCGGCGGTACGGTCGTCGCTCACGGCACCCCCGAGCAGATTGCCACGGTTGCCGCCTCGTACACGGGCCAGTTCCTCGCCCAGCACTTCAACAGCCGCCCCGGAGCCGCGCGCGTCGTACCCAGCCTCGCAAACGCTGGAGCCCAGCCCTCAGGAATTCTGGCCGCCGCCGACCGGGATAAGAGCCTCAGGCCGAAGTTCGTCGCGCCCGAAAAGAAGACCGGCCGTCCCACCACGAAAGCCGGCGGGACAGTGATGGAAAAACCAGTGTCAAAGTCGCGAACGGCGACAAAGGTGCCGGCGAAGAAAGCCATCGCGACGCCCGCGAAGAAGGCCGCCAAGGCACCGTCGAAACGCGCCGCGAAGTGACGAGAGGCTTCCTTTACTCGAGTACCTTGAAGGTGTAGATCTTTCCGCCACTCGCCGCATTCGCCGAGGTGATCGCGCCCGGAGGCAGGATGCCGTATTGTCCAGCCTTCGAGTCGGCGGGTATACGAATCTGGTACTTTCGCGGCGCAACCTTGGTCGCGGTAAAGTCGATTTCATCGCGGGTCGCGCCGGTAGAGTCGTGAAAGACGCCGCCCGTCTGCGAGCGAAACTCGCGGCTCTTCCCGTTGCTCGGCCTCAGTCTCAGCAGGACGTACTCGTTCGGAGCCGTGCCTTCCGGGACATAAAGCAGGAAATCCACTGGCTTTGCTACTGCAAGCTTCGCCGAATCGCCATTGATGTGGCCGTTTCGATCGCCCTTGACAATGCCGTCGGTCGCGATCCGTTTCAGGACGCCACCTGACTTGTAATTGACGATTTCGGGTTCCATCTCGACCCACTTGCCGCTTTGCGCCTTGTAATACACGCCTACTTCATCCACTGTGGCGAGAGACGACGCATCCGAAGCCGCGGCGGGCGGTGCAGAGGGAGCGGCGACAGCGGCCGACGAGGTGGCCTTCGTGATCATGGCCGCGATCACTTTGCTCGACACGCCTGCCGTCTTCAGCGCCACCATATCGTCTGGCGTCAAGGGAGTCGCGTTCGGCTGAGCGTTGACCGCCGCGATCACAGCGTCATCGTCAAGCCCCGCCTTCGTCAGTTTGATCACGCCATCGGGGGTCAGTGCGGACTGCGCCAGAGCGGCTACGGAGAGGAAGGCAAGAAAGCACAGGGTGAATCGACGCAAGGGAAGCCTCCAGAAAGCTCTATGAGATGTGTCTGAGACCTGTGTCCGGGAATGACGAATGCTAGCACTGATCCGCGCGCGGCGTATGGCAAAGTTGAAGGTTGTAGAGTGGTTGAGGGATGTACCGCCTTCGCGAGGACCACCATCTTCGCGGCGAGGCAAGAGCCCTAAGGCAAGGCATACAGCAGATGAGTTCACTCCCCCCCCTGGTTCCGGTCGAACAGGGTACCTACGAGCCGCCGTCGCCTGTCCCCGTCGAGGGAGAAGCCCCGCCGCGCATCCCGCACATCGGCCACGCCCTCCTGCTCTTTCTCATCGCGTTCGTGGCTCTCGTTCTCTCGCAGGGGCTGCTCTTGGTCATTAGCGGGGCGTATCACAATCCCGAGGTGATGGCCTCGGTCCTGCGCAACCCAAAGTGCATCCTCGCGGTGCAGGCCTCGCTCTACCTCGCTACGCTCCTCGCCGCCTGGATCATCTTCCCCATGTTGTGGCAGCGCGGATTCGCGGAGGGCATCCAGTGGAATGCGCCCAAAGCGAAGAAGCTCGCGTGGAAAATCATCCCCCTTGGCCTAGTCCTATCGTGGGGGGTTCAGGCCATTACGAGCCTCATCACCATGCCCAAGTCCATGCCGATGGACGACTTCTTCAAGACGCGCGCCGATGTCTGGCTCATCACCGCTTTCGGCACCCTCCTCGCCCCGGTGGTCGAAGAGATCTTCTTCCGCGGCTTCCTCTTCCCGGCCTTCGCTATCGCCTACGACTGGCTCAGCCTCCCGCGCACCCCCGAAGCGGTCCTCCTCTGGCGCTCGACGACGACCCTTTCCACGCCCGCCTTCTTCTTCTCCGGCTTCCTCACGAGCATCTTCTTCGCCTGGCTTCACGCGGCCCAGTTAGCGCATACCTGGGCCGCCGTCGCCGTCCTCCTCTGCGTCTCGTTCCTCTTTACCTTCGTGCGCGTCCGGACGCAGTCGGTAGCCTGCTCCGCGTTGCTGCACGCCAGCTACAATTTTTGCGTCTTCCTGACCGCATTCGTCGTCACCGGCGGGTACCAGCATCTGGACAAGATGACCCGGTAGGCGGGGTTATGCACATACTATGCACATGTGCTATTGTACGCACATGGCTACCGCTCCCAAGAGCCCCGCAAGCAACCGCGCCACCTCCCGCACCGTGGTTCTCCTCCGTGCCAGCGACCGCAAGAAGCTCGAAGCCCTGGCCGCTCAGGAAGAGGTCTCGTCTGGCGAGATCATCCGCCGCTCCCTCGACTCCTACGAGAGCCTCGAAGCCCGCATCCGCAAGGAAGAAGAGGAGAAGATGCTGCTATCCGGACTCAGCATCCTGCAGGACGCCCTGAAAACCGTCAACGACTCAATGAACCACACGAACGCGAAGCTCGATAAGCTGCACCTCGAACTGAAAGCGCTGGACCTGCGTTGAGTCTCGCTGAAAACTTCCTGAGCACCGCGAAGCAGCTTCTGCTTGCGACCGAGAACCTCAAACGCCTCGACGAGCGCGTCAGCCGTCTCTCCGACGACGTCCACGGTCTGAATCACCGGCTCATCCGCGTCGAAGCCCTCATCGAATTCAGCAAGAGCGCCGCTCAGGCCGCGAAGCCGCCAGCAAAGCGTCACCGCCTCGCCCCACCCGATCATCATGATTCCGACTAACGGAGCCGTGCAGTTGTGCGTGCGCCTGTTCGAATCCTCCTCGCACGAGGAGCCGGCCGTCCTCACACTTCTTTTGTCCAGCTGAACGGCTCACTCGACAAAACTTTGGAGAAGGTCGAAGCCGACCACACTGAGATCGCCGAAAACCTCGCCCAGATGAGAAATCGGAACTCGGCAAGCCTCCCCGGAAACTAGCCTCGCTTGACAAATTCCCCGCTCCGCCCCCCCTTGAATTTGACCCGAAGCCGCGAAGTCCAGACCTAACCCCATATCCTTGAAGACTTTGCGACTTTTTGCCGGGGGTGGGGGTACATCCACTAGAATCGGTCCAGCGACATGACCCCGACCGAACAGCATCAAGCCAATCGCAAAGCCCTCCTCGACCTCATCGCGACCCACTCCTTCAAGCTCGGCGACTTCACCCTCGCGAGCGGCCAAAAGTCCGACTACTACATCGACTGCCGCATCACCACGCTGCACGCCGAGGGCGGACGCCTCGCTGGCCTCCTCTTCCTCGATCTCATCCAGAAGCACGCGCCCGAGGCCGAAGCTGTCGGCGGCCTCACCATGGGTGCGGACCCGCTCGTCACGGCGACCAGCACCGCAAGCGCCTGGGCCCTCTCCGAGTATAAGGAGATCGCCGCCATCTTCCCCGAGGACGCCCACGAGGACCCCAACGACCCCGACGCCCTCGGCCTGCCGCCCAACCTCATCCACGGCTTCCTCGTCCGCAAGGCCGAGAAGACCCACGGCACCGGCCGCCGCCTCGAGGGCTTCCTCAAGCCCGACGCCCAGGTCGTCATCGTCGACGACGTCTGCACCACCGGCGGATCCACCATCCTCGCCATCGAAGCCACCCGTGCCGCCGGCATGAAGGTAGCCGCCGTCCTCTGCCTGGTCGACCGCGAGCAGGGGGGACGCCTCCACATCGAGCAGGCCCTCGCCGAAATCCCCACCGACGACGACACCGAAATTCCGTTCATCCCCGTCTTCACCGCGTCGGACGTCCGTGCCGCCCATATCGCTCTCAAGGAATCCCGTTGAAGGGCGGCGGCGGCCAGCAGGGAAGCGCTCTCGCCTTCCTCCGCATCACCATCGGCATCCTGTTCCTCTTCTTCGCCGAGTACAAGCTGGTGAACACGCACTTCATCCGCACCGGCATGGCGGGATATATCCGAGGCTTCCTCGCCGGGGGCTCCTACCCGTTCATCCGCCCGTTCCTGCAACACATCATCCTGCCGTGGGCGACGTTCTGGGGAGCCATCGTAGCTGCTACCGAACTCCTCATCGGCCTGAGCCTGGTCTTCGGCGTGATGGTCCGTTGGGCCAGCCTCGGCGGACTGGCGATGATGCTCCTCTTTCTCTTCGCCTCCGACTATCCCGGCCCCCACCCCGCCCCGTGGCAGTACCTCGGAGCTTCCTTGTCCCACCTGCCTCTGGCTCTCTGCTTTCTGACATTTCTCATCGGAAGAGCCGACGAGCGCTGGGCCATCCCCATAGGGCGTCGCTAACTCGCCCGCTGCAGCCGTTCCCTTCTGCGCTGTGCCAATCCATCCATCCAGCGCTGACTCCCGTAGATTCCGGCCCGCAACGAGTCCACCAGAAACCCTTCCATCACTTTCTCGAAATGGATGGCGGTGCCTGGGCCAAGAATTTCGACGTCAGTAAGCTGCGAGGGATCGACATCGCTGATCCCTTGCAGGTCTTCCTGTGGGATTGCGATCCGCTGTCCGGTCTTCAACTCGAGTAGAAGCATCCTTGTCCGCACATCGAAGGTCGCTGAAAGAGCAACCGCTTCATCGTCATGATCCCGCGCATTCGCAAGGGCAGCATCGATCTGTGCCTCCGTCTCTGCATCGAGAGGAGCCTCAAGCTCCGCGTCAGTCATTGGACGATTCATGCGTTCTCCTCCACAGTTCTCGAAGCGCTTCTTCGTTTGCCCGTGCGCAGCGAAGCACCCGACGCACTTCATTCTTCTTAGGGTCTCGCGGCTCCAAAGCATCCGATCGATCCGCAATCCAGACTCCGCCCTCTTCCCGTAGTTCGAGGATCACCGTCAGGTCTCCATAGTAGGCATGCACATGCGGCGGTGCACGATCTCGCGTGAACACGAAGAAGACGATCCCATCGAACCTGACCGACCCCATGCCGAAATCCTACTCCGTTCCCCATCCGCGATAAACTAACAACGACATGATTCCCACCCTCGAATGGCTCCCTACCGGCGTTAATTTCCTCGATCAGACCAAGCTTCCCCTCGAAGAGACGTACGTCCTCGCAACCGACTACAAGCAGGTCGCCACCGTCATTCGCGACATGATCGTCCGCGGAGCTCCCGCCATCGGCGTCTCCGCTGCCATGGGCGTTGCCATCGGCATCCTCCGCAGCGAGGCGACCACGATCCCCGCGCTGAACGCCGAAGTCGTCATCATCTGTGACACCCTCGCCGCCACCCGCCCCACGGCCGTGAACCTCTTCTGGGGCATCGGCAAGATCCGCGACCTCTACAACAATCTCGCCGCCTCCGGGACCTCGATCCCCGAAATCAAGGAAGCCGTCGTCGCCGAGGCTCGCCTCATGTACGACGAGGACATCGCCGCCTGCAAGCAGATGGGCCAGTTCGGCGCAGACCTCCTTCCCAAGGAGGGCACCGTTCTCACCCACTGCAATGCCGGAGCGCTCGCCACCTGCGGTTATGGCTCGGCCCTCGGAGTCATCCGTGCCGCCATCGAGCGCGGCCACAAGATCGACGTCTTCGCCGACGAGACCCGTCCCTTCCTGCAAGGTGCCCGCCTGACCGCATGGGAGCTCATGAAGGACAACATCCCGACCACCGTTCTCTGCGACAACATGTCCGCTCACCTCATGAGCAAGGGCCGCATCCAGGCCGTCATCGTCGGGGCCGACCGCATTGCGGCTAACGGCGATACCGCCAACAAGATCGGCACCTATGGCGTCTCGATCCTGGCGAAGGAGCACGGCATCCCGTTCTACGTCGCGGCACCCTGGGCCACGATCGACCTCGCCACCGCGACCGGCGAAGGCATTCCTATCGAGCAGCGCGCCGCCTCCGAGGTCACCCACTCGAACGGCAAGCAGATGACCCCGCACGGCGTCGCCATCGAGAATCCTGCCTTCGACGTCACCCCCGCAAAGTACATCACCGCGATCATCACCGAGCGCGGTGTCCTGCGCGCGCCGTTCCACGAGTCCATCCGCCAGATGGCCGAGATGCCTGAGCCCGAACGCATTCTCGCCAAGGCATAACTCACCCCTCACAAACCCGGAGAGCCGGCCAACAATGCCCGGCACACATTTCCGCCCGCTCAAACCGGTCGGCTCTCCTCATACCTCATTCGGCTAGACTCCAGATACGCAGGAGCGCGCCAGTTCGAATTGGCCGGAGATCTCATGAAGCTTAGTCCCGCGTTCCTCCCGTTCCTCCTCGCCGCACCCCTTTTCGCGCAAGCTCCTGCCCAACCTCCCGCCCAAACCCCCGTCCAGACGGCCGCTCCGGTTCCCACCGCCCTGCCTGCGGCCCCATCCTCCTCGGAGAAGCCTGCAACGCCGGCCACCCCGCCTGCCGACGCAGCCAACACCATCCAGGCTCGCTCGAACCTCGTCGTGCTCGACGTCATCGTCACCGACAAGAGTCACAACCCTGTCCACGGCCTGAAGCTCTCCGACTTCCAGGTTCGAGATGGGGGCGTCCCGCAATCACTCAAAAGCGCGGACGAGCATACGCCGCAGACCGCAAAAGCCGCTGAGCCGCTCCCTGTGGTGCCTCCTGGCGTCTTCACCAACTTCGAATCCGCACCGGCGGACGGTCCCCTGAACATCCTTCTGCTCGACCGGCTCAACACCCCCTTGGCGAGCCAGCCCTTTCTGCATGATCAGCTCGTCTCCTTCGTTCGGAACATGAAGCCGGGAACTAGGGTTGCGATCTTCGGACTGAATACGCATCTCCTCTATCTCCAGGGCTTCACTTCGGACCCCAAGGTGCTTCTGGCTGCGCTCGAAAGCAAGAGGGCCACCGCCCGGCAGTCTCCTCTCCTCGGCGAGGCCAACCCCGGAGGCGCCGGATCGCTTTCAGCCTCCATGGAGCAGGCATCCGCGACCGCTCCGAAGATCGCGGGCGGTCCATCCTCCGCCGTTCCTCCGGGAGTCCTGGCGGACGTGCAGCAGTTCGAAGTGCAGGCGCAGAGTTCGCAGACGCAGCTTCGTGTGCGATACACGCTTGAGGCGATGAACGATCTCGCCCGCTATCTCTCCGGTCTATCCGGCCGCAAGAACCTCATCTGGTTCTCCGGCTCCTTCCCCCTCAGCATTCTTCCGGATGGTGACCAGCCGAAACCGTTTGCTGCAGCGGCAGACCTGCAGGATCTCTTCCGCGATACCACCAACCTGCTCGCGCGCAGCCAGGTCGCTGTCTATCCCGTCGACGTCCGGGGAATCCAGACGCCGACCACCGGCGACGTCTCGGAGAGTGGCTCCCGCTACTCCAACTCGCCGACTGCCTTCGCCAAGGACACGGCGAAAGCCGTAGCCAGCATCAGCGATGAGCAGACCACCATGCGCCAGATGGCGTCCGACACCGGCGGTCAGGCCTTCATCAACACCAACGGCCTAGCCGACGCCGTCACCCAGGCCATTGCCTCGGGCTCGAGCTATTACACCCTCGCCTACACGCCCACCAATACGGACTACGACGGCAGCTTCCGCAAGATCCAGGTCTCGCTCGAACGCCAGGGTCTCCAGCTCAGCTATCGCCGTGGGTACTATGCCGATCTGCCCGGCGTGAAATCGCAGCAGGGACGCAAGCAGCTCACGGCTTCGCCCCTGGCGCCCAACACCCAGCTCAGCAGCATCCGCGCCGCGATGAAGCCCGGAACTCCTGTTCCGTCACAGATCCTGATCAAGGCTTTCGTTGGCCCCGCCGGCCCTCCAACCGACGAAACCGTGACTGAAAACAACAACCCTCCCGTGGATACGAAGGGACCGTTCCGCAAATACAGCGTCAACTACGCCGTTGCGCCCCAGGACCTCAAGCTCACCGTCGCCGCACCCGGGGTCTATGCCACCAATCTCGAGTTCGTCGTCTTCGTCTACGACCAGAACCACGCCCTGGTGAACACCATTGGCCAGAGCATCCGCGCACGGCTAACGGCTGAGAACGTCCGCAGCATCTTCAAGTCCGGCCTGCAGTATCAGCAGGTCGTCAGC
It encodes:
- a CDS encoding CPBP family intramembrane glutamic endopeptidase, which gives rise to MSSLPPLVPVEQGTYEPPSPVPVEGEAPPRIPHIGHALLLFLIAFVALVLSQGLLLVISGAYHNPEVMASVLRNPKCILAVQASLYLATLLAAWIIFPMLWQRGFAEGIQWNAPKAKKLAWKIIPLGLVLSWGVQAITSLITMPKSMPMDDFFKTRADVWLITAFGTLLAPVVEEIFFRGFLFPAFAIAYDWLSLPRTPEAVLLWRSTTTLSTPAFFFSGFLTSIFFAWLHAAQLAHTWAAVAVLLCVSFLFTFVRVRTQSVACSALLHASYNFCVFLTAFVVTGGYQHLDKMTR
- a CDS encoding DUF4160 domain-containing protein, whose protein sequence is MGSVRFDGIVFFVFTRDRAPPHVHAYYGDLTVILELREEGGVWIADRSDALEPRDPKKNEVRRVLRCARANEEALRELWRRTHESSND
- the uvrA gene encoding excinuclease ABC subunit UvrA: MGITHITVRGARQHNLKNVSVSIPRNTLTVITGLSGSGKSSLAFDTIYAEGQRRYVETLSAYARQFLDQMERPDVDAIDGLSPAISIEQKTTSRSPRSTVGTITEIYDYLRLLYASVGQPHCPNCGRPISRQSADQIVERIVQLAPGERITVFAPIVRGRKGEFREELEALDQQGFRARIDGEMVELTDGMRLEKRKNHTIEAIVDRIILKPLPDQTPDNANSALATPDGEAPRPKYDTRRLETSVAKALQMANGLVLIGIQNPARLLDETLYSSSMACPDCGINVPKLEPRSFSFNSNYGACPECHGLGSIYDFDPAKTIADWSRPLLDGAMGPGSASQYLLRLIKLAAEKYKINLKQPFADLTQAQQNILLYGPPRSEAGRTGFHGIFAYLRSNLEETKSEGYREYMMQFMSATTCPRCEGRRLRPESLAVTIPIADASPSIADFTNLSLDRALEGARQMNFIGRDRIIADRLQREIIERLEFLVDVGLGYLSLNRSAATLSGGEGQRIRLATQIGSRLRGVLYVLDEPSIGLHQRDNKRLITALESLRDLGNTVLVVEHDEDTMRKADYILDIGPGAGKNGGVIMADGTPAEIMANPKSVTGQYLAGKIEIVARTEPRPLTGAWLTVENAVSHNLKNVTAHFPLGVMTVITGVSGSGKSTLVNDILYRSLAKELYGSREEPGKHGRVIGIDQLDKVIQIDQSPIGRTPRSNPATYTGVFTAIRDLFAMLPESRERGYKPGRFSFNVQGGRCEACQGEGQRRIEMNFLPDVYVLCEVCNGRRYNQETLSVKFNGYSIADLLDLPIEDAVPILKDIPAVHIKLQTLVDVGLGYIHLGQSATTLSGGEAQRMKLARELSKRQTGRTLYLLDEPTTGLHFDDVRKLLEVLHRLTDLGNTVMIIEHNLDIIRNADYILDMGPEGGEGGGTVVAHGTPEQIATVAASYTGQFLAQHFNSRPGAARVVPSLANAGAQPSGILAAADRDKSLRPKFVAPEKKTGRPTTKAGGTVMEKPVSKSRTATKVPAKKAIATPAKKAAKAPSKRAAK
- a CDS encoding orotate phosphoribosyltransferase, encoding MTPTEQHQANRKALLDLIATHSFKLGDFTLASGQKSDYYIDCRITTLHAEGGRLAGLLFLDLIQKHAPEAEAVGGLTMGADPLVTATSTASAWALSEYKEIAAIFPEDAHEDPNDPDALGLPPNLIHGFLVRKAEKTHGTGRRLEGFLKPDAQVVIVDDVCTTGGSTILAIEATRAAGMKVAAVLCLVDREQGGRLHIEQALAEIPTDDDTEIPFIPVFTASDVRAAHIALKESR
- a CDS encoding DoxX family membrane protein; translation: MKGGGGQQGSALAFLRITIGILFLFFAEYKLVNTHFIRTGMAGYIRGFLAGGSYPFIRPFLQHIILPWATFWGAIVAATELLIGLSLVFGVMVRWASLGGLAMMLLFLFASDYPGPHPAPWQYLGASLSHLPLALCFLTFLIGRADERWAIPIGRR
- a CDS encoding DUF2442 domain-containing protein, which translates into the protein MNRPMTDAELEAPLDAETEAQIDAALANARDHDDEAVALSATFDVRTRMLLLELKTGQRIAIPQEDLQGISDVDPSQLTDVEILGPGTAIHFEKVMEGFLVDSLRAGIYGSQRWMDGLAQRRRERLQRAS
- a CDS encoding VWA domain-containing protein, with product MKLSPAFLPFLLAAPLFAQAPAQPPAQTPVQTAAPVPTALPAAPSSSEKPATPATPPADAANTIQARSNLVVLDVIVTDKSHNPVHGLKLSDFQVRDGGVPQSLKSADEHTPQTAKAAEPLPVVPPGVFTNFESAPADGPLNILLLDRLNTPLASQPFLHDQLVSFVRNMKPGTRVAIFGLNTHLLYLQGFTSDPKVLLAALESKRATARQSPLLGEANPGGAGSLSASMEQASATAPKIAGGPSSAVPPGVLADVQQFEVQAQSSQTQLRVRYTLEAMNDLARYLSGLSGRKNLIWFSGSFPLSILPDGDQPKPFAAAADLQDLFRDTTNLLARSQVAVYPVDVRGIQTPTTGDVSESGSRYSNSPTAFAKDTAKAVASISDEQTTMRQMASDTGGQAFINTNGLADAVTQAIASGSSYYTLAYTPTNTDYDGSFRKIQVSLERQGLQLSYRRGYYADLPGVKSQQGRKQLTASPLAPNTQLSSIRAAMKPGTPVPSQILIKAFVGPAGPPTDETVTENNNPPVDTKGPFRKYSVNYAVAPQDLKLTVAAPGVYATNLEFVVFVYDQNHALVNTIGQSIRARLTAENVRSIFKSGLQYQQVVSVPAHGEYFLRIAVRDLTADRIGAVEVPIDSVKDLPVVESPPPVRKAPTLTDLPK
- the mtnA gene encoding S-methyl-5-thioribose-1-phosphate isomerase encodes the protein MIPTLEWLPTGVNFLDQTKLPLEETYVLATDYKQVATVIRDMIVRGAPAIGVSAAMGVAIGILRSEATTIPALNAEVVIICDTLAATRPTAVNLFWGIGKIRDLYNNLAASGTSIPEIKEAVVAEARLMYDEDIAACKQMGQFGADLLPKEGTVLTHCNAGALATCGYGSALGVIRAAIERGHKIDVFADETRPFLQGARLTAWELMKDNIPTTVLCDNMSAHLMSKGRIQAVIVGADRIAANGDTANKIGTYGVSILAKEHGIPFYVAAPWATIDLATATGEGIPIEQRAASEVTHSNGKQMTPHGVAIENPAFDVTPAKYITAIITERGVLRAPFHESIRQMAEMPEPERILAKA